One stretch of Planctomycetota bacterium DNA includes these proteins:
- a CDS encoding PEP-CTERM sorting domain-containing protein, with protein sequence MRPLIFFIVTVAAAASPRATQADVIDLNVTLGPESTHYTPHAPDPGVSSAMVAASSFDALSAHFADLGDTTVNVHFNTPITADFTGVGEFTIIYDIGLSYNVSGALNNSALSASFLNFVGDALPAPATHDVMLGGPGSTQVRLIQKYVLAAGTHFSFDALTLSFVAPASFMTNFPADGLSPNIYITGAEYGLADPMQFVHITTIPEPASICMLGLGALVFVRRRR encoded by the coding sequence GTGCGTCCGCTGATATTCTTCATCGTGACGGTCGCCGCCGCGGCCTCGCCTCGGGCGACCCAAGCGGATGTCATCGACCTCAATGTCACGCTCGGCCCCGAGTCGACGCACTACACGCCCCATGCCCCCGACCCGGGCGTCTCCAGCGCGATGGTCGCCGCGTCGTCCTTTGACGCCTTATCCGCCCACTTCGCCGACCTGGGCGACACGACCGTCAACGTCCATTTCAACACACCCATCACCGCCGACTTCACCGGCGTCGGCGAGTTCACCATCATCTACGACATCGGTCTGAGCTATAACGTGTCCGGCGCTTTGAACAACAGCGCCCTGTCCGCTTCGTTCCTCAACTTCGTCGGCGACGCCCTGCCCGCGCCCGCCACGCATGATGTCATGCTCGGCGGCCCCGGCTCGACGCAGGTTCGGCTCATTCAGAAGTACGTCCTCGCCGCCGGCACACATTTTTCATTCGATGCCCTGACTCTGTCCTTTGTCGCTCCCGCGAGTTTCATGACCAATTTCCCCGCCGACGGACTCTCGCCCAACATCTACATCACCGGTGCCGAGTACGGCCTGGCCGACCCGATGCAGTTCGTGCACATCACGACCATCCCCGAACCCGCATCAATCTGCATGCTGGGCCTCGGTGCCCTCGTTTTCGTCCGCCGGCGCCGTTGA
- a CDS encoding 2-oxoacid:ferredoxin oxidoreductase subunit beta — protein MATQEDVALTVLTAKDFASDQDVRWCPGCGDYAILNQVKKVLAKIGARKEKTVFVAGIGCSSRFPYYVDTYGMHSIHGRAPAFATGVKIANPELDVWLVTGDGDGLSIGGNHLIHALRRNVNINIMLFNNRIYGLTKGQYSPTSEEGKKTKSSPMGSIDMPISPISLAIAAEASFVARAIDVDKNLGDVLERAASHRGTSFVEIYQDCNVFNHFAFQYATDKDTKEDALVRLEHGKPLIFGKDRNKGIRLTMDGKPEIVEIGKGIKEDDLLFHDENDERHAFLLSRLMRPDFPEPMGVFYAQPDECYEDLLEDQVKAAISARGEGDLKKLLYSGDTWEVKNPHEGEQSAALHE, from the coding sequence ATGGCCACTCAAGAAGATGTTGCCCTGACCGTACTGACCGCCAAGGACTTCGCCTCCGATCAGGATGTGCGCTGGTGCCCCGGCTGCGGTGACTATGCGATTCTCAATCAGGTCAAGAAGGTGCTCGCCAAGATCGGCGCCCGCAAGGAGAAGACGGTCTTCGTCGCCGGCATCGGCTGCTCGAGCCGCTTCCCCTACTACGTCGACACCTACGGGATGCACTCCATCCACGGGCGCGCCCCGGCCTTCGCCACCGGCGTCAAGATCGCCAACCCCGAACTGGACGTCTGGCTCGTCACCGGCGACGGCGACGGCCTGTCCATCGGCGGCAACCATCTGATCCATGCCCTCCGCCGCAACGTCAACATCAACATCATGCTCTTCAACAACCGCATCTACGGTCTGACGAAGGGCCAGTACTCGCCGACCTCCGAAGAAGGCAAGAAGACCAAGTCCAGTCCGATGGGGTCGATCGACATGCCCATCAGCCCGATCAGTCTGGCCATCGCCGCGGAGGCGAGCTTCGTCGCGCGGGCGATCGATGTGGACAAGAATCTGGGCGACGTGCTGGAGCGCGCCGCCTCTCATCGCGGCACGTCGTTCGTCGAAATCTATCAGGACTGCAACGTGTTCAATCACTTTGCCTTCCAGTACGCCACCGACAAGGACACGAAGGAGGACGCTCTCGTCCGCCTCGAGCACGGCAAGCCGCTGATCTTCGGCAAGGATCGCAACAAGGGCATTCGTCTGACCATGGACGGCAAGCCCGAAATCGTCGAGATCGGCAAGGGCATCAAGGAAGACGATCTGCTCTTCCATGACGAGAACGACGAGCGTCACGCCTTCCTGCTCAGCCGCCTGATGCGCCCCGACTTCCCCGAGCCGATGGGCGTCTTCTACGCCCAGCCCGACGAATGCTACGAGGACCTGCTCGAAGATCAGGTCAAAGCCGCCATCAGCGCCCGCGGCGAAGGCGACCTCAAGAAGCTCCTCTACTCCGGCGACACCTGGGAAGTCAAAAACCCCCACGAAGGCGAACAGTCCGCCGCGCTGCACGAGTAA
- a CDS encoding DUF4091 domain-containing protein, producing the protein MRYWMRVAAAGVLASGVAVGADGPMRVEVSRDTWVSSVGREAEMNLGGAPKLKTKSFQELSIVDLDPGPLRGRVIRAAALHVHCESKDVQRRVTVSTLASEWVEGTATSYEKQPGSTCFAAARLGEKPWAYPGSDMTAVMNGMGNTIWAFADATGPDKDGWQVIAVDPRVVAARVAGISYGFVVFDDVGSEYERNGDKVTHHGFPNRFIGSKDSNRRRSPYFTIELGEADGEAPGAIEKIESNVDELPAGEARVRWVTPGDKGPAGTLGFEVRVSKDGAFEWERAMVVPRYLIPMAGRAGETVSMRLRDMNLTGGAMVTVGVRAIDAAGNVGPVTTAKVKLSDRKAVELPTDGPNPFEKVAPLPKIGGVEVAVIDGLDKVQPITGEMVPHHEASYLAANHLWSAADKLVRLYAARNEFAAFQIVLTGKTDGVAAQLAFDEAGNDAPTAELFRLRNVSTKRGPMPDPMIPLKGAVSIPATDEKIDGQRSAAVLADVYVPHGAAAGVHHGKLTLTAGSETLQIAVELHVYDFTLPDVLSFVPELNCYGLPDPPREVAYYRMAHRNRTCLNRLPYGWNGSVSMPIGKWDGKTFDLSPFDARFGALLDGSAFDDLPRKGVPVDVFYLPLNENWPIAIDPAFKGGYWIEDALAPTYRQQFVAATRAFAAHMAERGYDHTLLEFYLNGKVYYKDPNWTRCSAPWIFDEPAHTQDFWALRWYGRAFHEAADPVRGNAKLAFRCDISRPQWQRDLLDGVLDIGVIGGGFRRYEREVIDRKNANGEVVLNYGSSNALEKANVQPAGWCIDTWTRGGDGVLPWQVIGNKGSWDKDDALSLFYPGEKVGIDGPVASIRLKSYRRGEQDVEYLTMLMQQTGVPRWAVGEAVRERLKLAASFSATSDEDAGTVNYDTLDPVALWALRTAIGQWLSERHPAPKRQLVDLRPAARDMAHLKPLGQVGGMTK; encoded by the coding sequence ATGCGGTACTGGATGCGGGTTGCGGCGGCGGGGGTTTTGGCGAGTGGTGTTGCGGTCGGGGCGGATGGGCCGATGCGCGTGGAGGTCAGTCGGGATACCTGGGTCTCGTCGGTCGGGCGCGAGGCGGAGATGAACCTCGGCGGGGCGCCCAAACTCAAGACGAAAAGCTTTCAGGAACTGAGCATTGTCGATCTGGACCCGGGACCGCTGCGGGGGCGGGTCATTCGGGCGGCGGCGCTGCATGTGCACTGCGAGTCGAAGGATGTGCAGCGGCGGGTGACGGTGTCGACATTGGCGAGCGAATGGGTCGAGGGGACGGCGACGAGTTACGAGAAGCAACCGGGCAGCACATGCTTCGCGGCGGCGCGGCTCGGGGAGAAGCCGTGGGCGTATCCGGGGAGTGACATGACGGCGGTGATGAACGGGATGGGGAACACGATCTGGGCGTTCGCGGACGCCACCGGGCCGGATAAGGACGGCTGGCAGGTGATCGCGGTGGACCCGCGCGTCGTGGCGGCGCGCGTGGCGGGGATCAGTTACGGGTTCGTGGTGTTCGACGACGTCGGGTCGGAGTACGAGCGGAACGGGGACAAGGTGACGCATCACGGTTTTCCGAACCGGTTCATCGGGAGCAAGGATTCGAACCGGAGGCGATCGCCGTATTTCACGATCGAACTGGGCGAAGCGGACGGCGAAGCGCCGGGCGCGATCGAGAAGATTGAATCGAATGTCGACGAACTCCCGGCGGGCGAGGCGCGGGTGCGTTGGGTCACGCCGGGGGATAAAGGCCCGGCGGGGACGCTGGGGTTTGAGGTGCGCGTGTCGAAGGACGGGGCATTTGAATGGGAGCGCGCGATGGTCGTGCCGCGGTATTTGATACCGATGGCGGGGCGCGCGGGCGAGACGGTTTCGATGCGTCTGCGCGACATGAATCTGACGGGCGGGGCGATGGTAACGGTCGGCGTGCGGGCGATCGACGCGGCGGGCAATGTCGGGCCGGTGACGACGGCGAAGGTGAAACTGTCGGACCGGAAGGCGGTCGAACTGCCGACGGATGGGCCGAATCCATTTGAGAAGGTCGCGCCGCTGCCGAAGATCGGCGGGGTCGAAGTCGCGGTGATCGATGGGCTCGACAAGGTGCAGCCGATCACGGGCGAGATGGTCCCGCATCATGAGGCGTCGTATTTGGCGGCGAATCATCTCTGGTCCGCGGCGGACAAGCTGGTGCGGCTCTACGCGGCGCGGAACGAATTCGCGGCGTTTCAGATCGTGCTCACCGGCAAGACGGACGGCGTCGCGGCGCAGCTTGCGTTTGACGAGGCGGGGAATGACGCGCCGACGGCGGAGTTGTTTCGCTTGCGCAACGTGAGCACGAAGCGCGGGCCGATGCCTGATCCGATGATCCCGCTCAAAGGCGCGGTGAGCATCCCGGCGACGGACGAGAAGATCGACGGGCAGCGCTCGGCGGCGGTGTTGGCGGATGTGTATGTTCCGCACGGCGCGGCGGCGGGGGTGCATCATGGCAAGCTGACGCTGACGGCGGGGAGCGAGACGCTTCAGATCGCGGTGGAGCTGCATGTTTATGACTTCACGCTGCCGGATGTGCTCTCGTTCGTGCCGGAGTTGAATTGTTACGGTTTGCCCGATCCGCCGCGGGAGGTTGCGTATTACCGGATGGCGCATCGCAATCGGACGTGTCTGAATCGGCTGCCGTATGGTTGGAACGGGAGCGTGTCGATGCCGATCGGGAAGTGGGACGGGAAGACGTTCGACCTTTCGCCGTTCGATGCGCGGTTCGGGGCGCTGCTCGACGGGTCGGCGTTCGATGATCTGCCGCGCAAGGGCGTGCCGGTCGATGTGTTTTACCTGCCGCTCAATGAGAATTGGCCGATCGCCATCGACCCGGCGTTCAAGGGCGGGTACTGGATCGAAGACGCGCTGGCCCCGACGTACCGTCAGCAGTTCGTGGCGGCGACGCGCGCCTTCGCGGCGCACATGGCGGAGCGCGGCTACGATCACACGCTGCTGGAGTTCTATCTCAACGGCAAGGTGTACTACAAGGACCCGAACTGGACGCGGTGCTCGGCGCCATGGATCTTCGACGAGCCGGCGCATACGCAGGACTTCTGGGCCTTGCGGTGGTACGGCCGGGCGTTTCACGAAGCGGCGGACCCGGTGCGCGGGAATGCGAAGCTGGCGTTCCGCTGCGACATTTCCCGGCCGCAGTGGCAGCGCGATCTGCTCGACGGCGTGCTGGACATCGGCGTGATCGGCGGCGGATTCCGACGCTACGAACGCGAAGTGATCGATCGCAAAAATGCCAACGGCGAAGTGGTGCTCAACTATGGTTCGTCGAACGCTCTGGAGAAGGCGAATGTGCAGCCGGCGGGCTGGTGCATTGATACCTGGACGCGCGGCGGCGACGGGGTGCTGCCGTGGCAGGTCATCGGGAACAAGGGATCGTGGGACAAGGACGATGCGCTGTCGCTGTTCTACCCCGGTGAGAAGGTCGGCATCGACGGGCCCGTCGCGAGCATTCGGCTCAAGAGCTATCGGCGGGGCGAGCAGGATGTCGAGTACCTGACGATGCTCATGCAGCAGACGGGCGTGCCGCGCTGGGCGGTCGGCGAAGCGGTGCGCGAGCGGTTGAAATTAGCGGCGAGTTTTTCGGCGACGTCCGATGAGGATGCGGGGACGGTGAACTATGACACGCTCGATCCGGTCGCGCTGTGGGCATTACGCACGGCGATCGGTCAGTGGCTCAGCGAGCGCCATCCCGCGCCCAAGCGCCAGCTTGTCGATCTGCGCCCGGCGGCGCGGGACATGGCGCACCTCAAGCCACTGGGGCAGGTCGGGGGGATGACGAAGTGA
- a CDS encoding sulfatase-like hydrolase/transferase, which translates to MRWTWIWAVALMWIVAGRARASDRPNILIAISDDQSWLHTSISGCRSVSTPGFDSVAKRGVLFRNAFAPSPGCSPTRAALLTGRQIWQIEEAGTHASSFSTKYVTFADLLEKAGYFVGYTGKGWAPGNWKVSGRTRNPAGPAFEGHKDQPPYSGIAKEDYAANFAEFLSKKPKDQPFCFWYGAHEPHRGFERDSWKKAGRKLEEVDVPPFLQDTPTVRGDILDYCVEIDWFDQHLVKILAMLEQAGELDNTLVIVTSDNGMSFPRAKANIYEYGVHEPLAIAWPKRVPGGRTADDLVQFVDLTATILDAAGVAGPTQYPIVGHSLMNVLTSDKQGQVDPANDAAYFGRERHSSSRWHSLGYPSRGVRTDKYLYIRNFTPERWPAGAPRQIDKNGQLKPESSGYTDIDGNPTLDEMIARQNEPDIARFLHLSVDKRPGEELYDIEKDPGCLHNLATDPDARAAREKLSAQLMDYLKKTDDPRLGDDPNIFETYKRYSPLRDFPKPDWAVDHPERVPKQPWLPKDQQDQ; encoded by the coding sequence ATGCGATGGACATGGATTTGGGCGGTCGCGCTGATGTGGATTGTGGCGGGTCGCGCGAGGGCGTCGGATCGGCCGAATATTCTCATTGCGATCAGCGATGATCAGTCGTGGCTGCACACGTCGATCAGCGGGTGTCGGTCGGTGAGCACGCCGGGGTTTGATTCGGTGGCGAAGCGGGGGGTGTTGTTCCGCAATGCGTTCGCGCCGTCGCCGGGGTGCAGTCCGACGCGGGCGGCGCTGTTGACGGGGCGGCAGATCTGGCAGATCGAGGAGGCGGGGACGCACGCCAGTTCGTTTTCGACGAAGTATGTGACATTTGCGGATTTGCTGGAAAAAGCGGGGTATTTCGTGGGGTATACGGGGAAGGGTTGGGCGCCGGGGAATTGGAAGGTCAGCGGCCGGACGCGCAATCCGGCGGGGCCGGCGTTTGAGGGTCACAAGGATCAGCCGCCGTATTCTGGGATCGCGAAGGAGGATTACGCGGCGAACTTCGCGGAATTTTTGTCGAAGAAGCCCAAGGATCAGCCGTTCTGTTTCTGGTACGGCGCGCACGAGCCGCACCGGGGTTTTGAGCGGGACAGTTGGAAGAAGGCGGGGAGGAAACTGGAGGAGGTCGATGTGCCGCCGTTTTTGCAGGACACGCCGACGGTGCGCGGGGACATTCTCGATTACTGCGTGGAGATCGACTGGTTCGATCAGCATCTGGTGAAGATTCTGGCGATGCTCGAGCAGGCGGGCGAACTGGACAACACGCTCGTCATCGTCACCAGCGACAACGGCATGTCCTTCCCGCGCGCCAAGGCGAACATCTACGAATACGGCGTGCACGAGCCATTGGCGATCGCGTGGCCCAAGCGCGTGCCGGGCGGGCGGACGGCGGACGACCTGGTGCAGTTCGTGGATCTGACGGCGACGATTCTCGACGCGGCGGGCGTCGCCGGTCCGACGCAGTATCCGATCGTCGGGCACAGTCTCATGAACGTGCTCACCAGCGACAAGCAAGGCCAGGTCGACCCCGCCAACGACGCGGCGTACTTCGGGCGCGAGCGCCATTCGTCTTCGCGCTGGCATTCCTTGGGCTATCCATCGCGCGGCGTGCGGACGGACAAGTATCTTTACATCCGCAACTTCACCCCCGAGCGCTGGCCCGCCGGGGCGCCGCGGCAGATCGACAAGAACGGCCAGCTCAAGCCCGAGTCATCGGGGTACACGGACATCGACGGGAATCCGACGCTCGACGAAATGATCGCGCGGCAGAACGAGCCGGACATTGCCAGGTTCCTGCATCTGTCCGTCGACAAGCGGCCGGGCGAGGAACTGTACGACATCGAAAAAGACCCCGGCTGTCTGCACAACCTCGCGACCGATCCGGATGCACGGGCGGCGCGCGAGAAGTTGTCGGCCCAGCTCATGGATTATCTGAAAAAGACCGACGATCCGCGCCTCGGTGATGATCCGAACATTTTCGAGACGTACAAGCGCTACAGCCCGCTGCGGGACTTTCCCAAGCCGGATTGGGCGGTGGATCATCCCGAGCGCGTGCCCAAGCAGCCGTGGCTTCCGAAGGATCAACAGGACCAATGA
- a CDS encoding Si-specific NAD(P)(+) transhydrogenase codes for MRSELLLTARGGPAVSDTEHFDYDLICIGSGPAGQRAAVQAAKLGKKVALIEKRRVVGGVCLETGTIPSKTLREAVRNYAGAMSLDNATGFSPHNRPTIDRLLSRVTDVIDRETHIQIQQLQRNNIAVIFGAAQFTGPHTIEVVTEEGVRTMTSANFLVAVGTRPAEPRGVKPDGKTIITSDDVLSLDRLPQTMAVVGAGVIGVEYATMFAALGVEVTVIDQRPRPLEFLDHEIVDELIYQMRRAEITFRLGEAVDSLDIVYNPEPQGMIELASGKHIVADVVLYSAGRQGCSDLLNVEAAGLKADPRGRLKVDEHFRTEAAHIFAAGDVIGFPSLAATSAEQGRLAACHMFGAPATKMSEHFPFGIYAIPEISMVGATEQELTEKKVPYETGIARYREIARGQILGDDTGMFKMIFHRDTRQLLGIHCIGTGATELVHVGQAVLALGGGLDYFLTTIFNYPTLAECYKVAALNCANKLKRVRFQRATSAVA; via the coding sequence ATGAGATCGGAGTTACTACTTACTGCACGAGGAGGTCCGGCTGTGAGCGACACCGAACATTTTGACTACGATCTGATCTGCATCGGTTCGGGCCCCGCCGGTCAGCGCGCCGCGGTGCAGGCGGCCAAGCTCGGCAAGAAAGTCGCGCTCATCGAGAAGCGGCGCGTCGTCGGCGGCGTGTGTCTCGAAACCGGCACGATCCCCTCCAAGACGCTCCGCGAAGCGGTGCGCAATTACGCCGGGGCGATGAGTCTCGACAACGCCACCGGCTTCTCGCCGCACAATCGGCCGACGATCGATCGGCTGCTGTCGCGGGTGACGGACGTCATCGACCGCGAGACGCACATTCAGATTCAACAGCTTCAGCGCAACAACATCGCCGTGATCTTCGGCGCCGCGCAGTTCACCGGGCCGCACACGATCGAGGTCGTGACGGAAGAGGGCGTGCGGACGATGACCTCGGCGAATTTCCTCGTGGCGGTGGGCACGCGTCCCGCCGAGCCGCGCGGCGTCAAACCCGACGGCAAGACCATCATCACTTCCGATGACGTATTGAGTCTCGATCGACTGCCTCAGACGATGGCGGTCGTCGGCGCGGGCGTGATCGGCGTCGAGTACGCCACGATGTTCGCCGCGCTGGGCGTCGAAGTCACCGTGATCGATCAGCGGCCGCGCCCGCTGGAGTTCCTCGATCATGAAATCGTCGATGAGCTGATCTACCAGATGCGCCGGGCCGAGATCACCTTCCGGCTCGGCGAAGCGGTGGACTCGCTGGACATCGTCTACAACCCGGAGCCGCAGGGCATGATCGAACTGGCGTCGGGCAAGCACATCGTCGCGGACGTGGTGCTCTACTCGGCGGGCCGGCAGGGATGCAGCGATCTTCTGAACGTCGAGGCGGCGGGACTCAAGGCCGACCCGCGCGGCCGGCTCAAGGTCGATGAGCATTTCCGCACGGAGGCGGCGCATATTTTCGCGGCCGGCGACGTGATCGGCTTCCCCTCCCTCGCCGCCACCAGCGCCGAGCAGGGCCGGCTCGCGGCCTGCCACATGTTCGGCGCCCCGGCGACGAAGATGAGCGAGCACTTCCCCTTCGGCATCTACGCCATTCCCGAAATCTCCATGGTCGGCGCGACCGAGCAGGAGCTGACCGAGAAGAAGGTCCCCTACGAAACCGGCATCGCCCGCTACCGTGAAATCGCACGCGGTCAGATCCTCGGCGACGACACGGGCATGTTCAAGATGATCTTCCACCGCGACACGCGCCAGCTTCTGGGCATCCACTGCATCGGCACCGGCGCGACGGAACTCGTCCACGTCGGGCAGGCCGTCCTCGCCCTCGGCGGCGGCCTGGACTACTTCCTCACCACGATCTTCAACTACCCCACGCTCGCCGAGTGCTACAAGGTGGCCGCGCTCAACTGCGCCAACAAACTCAAGCGCGTCCGCTTCCAGCGCGCGACCAGCGCCGTGGCGTGA
- a CDS encoding glycosyltransferase — translation MPPSADQSEQHTAKSAVELSIIAPAHNEQDNIAGLVADVQTAMAGTGISFEFIIVNDGSTDATAARLDEQRAMHPWLRVFRMLHTPQGKGNGQSAAFYAGIRQARGSLIALLDADRQNDPADIPLMIGLMREHGADMVQGDRSANRADTFSRRFSSWVGRTFRATLLGDNIKDTGCSLRVFKRELGLLLPLQYRGMHRFIPVYSRRLGYTVIEMSVRHRPRVAGEAKYGMWNRALPGLRDLFVVRWMRNRLRPVDCEEIE, via the coding sequence ATGCCTCCCTCCGCCGATCAATCCGAACAGCATACCGCAAAATCCGCGGTCGAGCTTTCCATTATCGCCCCGGCCCACAACGAGCAGGACAACATCGCCGGGCTCGTCGCCGATGTTCAAACGGCGATGGCGGGCACGGGCATTTCGTTCGAGTTCATCATCGTCAACGACGGCTCGACCGACGCCACGGCCGCGCGTCTGGACGAGCAGCGGGCGATGCATCCGTGGCTGCGCGTCTTCCGCATGCTGCACACGCCGCAAGGCAAAGGCAACGGCCAGTCGGCGGCGTTCTACGCCGGGATCCGCCAGGCCCGCGGATCGCTGATCGCGCTGCTCGATGCGGATCGGCAGAACGACCCGGCGGACATCCCGCTGATGATCGGGCTGATGCGCGAGCATGGGGCGGACATGGTGCAGGGCGATCGCTCGGCCAACCGGGCCGACACGTTTTCCCGCCGGTTTTCGAGCTGGGTCGGCCGCACGTTCCGCGCCACGCTCCTCGGCGACAACATCAAGGACACCGGCTGCTCGCTGCGCGTGTTCAAGCGCGAGCTGGGCCTGCTGCTGCCCTTGCAATACCGCGGCATGCACCGGTTCATTCCGGTGTACAGCCGGCGGCTGGGGTACACGGTCATCGAGATGAGCGTGCGTCATCGCCCGCGCGTCGCCGGGGAGGCGAAGTACGGCATGTGGAACCGCGCCCTGCCGGGGCTGCGCGATCTGTTCGTCGTGCGATGGATGCGCAACCGGCTCCGCCCCGTCGACTGCGAAGAAATCGAATGA
- a CDS encoding PEP-CTERM sorting domain-containing protein (PEP-CTERM proteins occur, often in large numbers, in the proteomes of bacteria that also encode an exosortase, a predicted intramembrane cysteine proteinase. The presence of a PEP-CTERM domain at a protein's C-terminus predicts cleavage within the sorting domain, followed by covalent anchoring to some some component of the (usually Gram-negative) cell surface. Many PEP-CTERM proteins exhibit an unusual sequence composition that includes large numbers of potential glycosylation sites. Expression of one such protein has been shown restore the ability of a bacterium to form floc, a type of biofilm.): MSSIKSSVFMVIAAIALAMGSASARAVVILSNLPGTEASGTQIGVDGQSTVLKAVGLTTGGSALAFTSLEALISSNTAAGQSPNVGGDVTGGIFSSVSGAPGAPLAAFTPVSIPDSDPAAIRTFTIAGGFTLLANTSYWFVLTGPNVDSGILWSSFNPLVTPTATGVTFDGFEVSTNGGANWNSSFVSNGVRINADVSDVPEPTTAAMIGAMMSIGLLRRRKA; encoded by the coding sequence ATGTCGTCAATCAAATCGTCGGTATTCATGGTCATCGCGGCGATCGCGCTGGCGATGGGAAGTGCGTCGGCTCGGGCGGTGGTGATCCTCAGCAACCTGCCGGGAACGGAAGCCAGTGGAACACAGATCGGCGTCGATGGACAGTCGACGGTTTTGAAGGCGGTGGGCCTGACCACGGGCGGCTCGGCGCTGGCGTTCACGTCCCTTGAAGCGCTCATTTCGAGCAACACCGCGGCCGGGCAGTCACCCAACGTCGGCGGCGACGTCACCGGCGGCATCTTTTCGAGCGTGTCCGGGGCACCGGGAGCGCCGCTTGCCGCATTCACGCCCGTGAGCATTCCCGACAGCGACCCGGCAGCGATCCGCACGTTCACCATTGCCGGCGGCTTCACACTGCTGGCCAATACGTCCTACTGGTTCGTGCTGACCGGCCCGAACGTGGATAGCGGTATTCTTTGGAGCAGCTTTAACCCGCTCGTTACGCCAACGGCGACGGGTGTGACGTTCGACGGCTTCGAGGTCTCGACCAACGGCGGCGCCAATTGGAATTCGTCGTTCGTCTCCAACGGCGTGCGGATCAACGCCGATGTTTCGGACGTGCCCGAGCCGACGACGGCGGCGATGATCGGCGCAATGATGTCGATCGGCCTGCTCCGCCGGCGCAAGGCCTAA
- a CDS encoding NAD-dependent epimerase/dehydratase family protein — translation MQILVTGAAGFIGSHLTERLLADGHGVVGFDSFTDTYDPAVKRRNIEGARATGRFELIEADIRDAAAVDAAFANGQFEAVIHLAALAGVRPSLEQPALYNDVNVTGTANLLEAARKHGVARFLFGSSSSVYGNRPDGGAFAETDRVDHPISPYAMTKRAGELLAYTYWHAYQLPVVCLRFFTVFGPRQRPDLAIHKFMRLIAAGKPIPVFGDGSTQRDYTYVADIVDGVCRALAHCNEFDIFNLGSHHPVTLAHLIESIERVVGRKAIIARRPMQTGDVQVTYADVTHSHTTLGYAPATALDDGLRAQWQWVESHL, via the coding sequence ATGCAGATTCTCGTGACCGGCGCCGCCGGGTTCATCGGCTCGCACCTCACCGAACGCCTGCTGGCGGACGGACATGGCGTGGTCGGCTTCGACAGTTTCACCGACACCTACGACCCGGCCGTCAAACGCCGCAATATCGAAGGCGCCCGCGCGACCGGCCGATTCGAGCTCATCGAGGCCGATATCCGGGACGCCGCCGCCGTCGACGCCGCCTTCGCCAACGGCCAGTTCGAAGCCGTCATCCACCTCGCCGCCCTCGCCGGCGTCCGCCCCAGTCTCGAGCAACCGGCCCTCTACAACGATGTGAACGTCACCGGCACCGCCAACCTCCTCGAAGCCGCCCGAAAACATGGCGTCGCCCGGTTCCTCTTCGGGTCCAGCTCCAGCGTCTACGGCAATCGCCCCGACGGCGGGGCCTTCGCCGAGACCGACCGCGTCGATCATCCCATCTCCCCCTACGCCATGACCAAACGTGCCGGCGAACTCCTCGCCTACACCTACTGGCACGCCTACCAGCTTCCCGTCGTCTGCCTCCGGTTCTTCACCGTGTTCGGCCCCCGCCAGCGACCGGACCTGGCCATCCATAAATTCATGCGACTCATCGCCGCCGGAAAACCCATCCCCGTCTTCGGCGATGGCTCCACCCAACGCGACTACACCTACGTCGCCGACATCGTCGACGGCGTCTGCCGCGCCCTCGCTCACTGCAACGAATTCGACATCTTCAACCTCGGCTCCCATCACCCCGTCACCCTCGCCCACCTGATCGAATCCATCGAGCGCGTCGTCGGCCGCAAAGCCATCATCGCCCGACGTCCCATGCAGACCGGCGACGTGCAGGTCACCTACGCCGACGTCACCCACTCCCACACCACCCTCGGCTACGCACCCGCCACCGCCCTCGACGATGGCCTCCGCGCCCAATGGCAATGGGTCGAGTCCCACCTCTGA